One genomic window of Pseudomonas sp. LFM046 includes the following:
- a CDS encoding cell division protein ZapA, with amino-acid sequence MNRDGIRVLRILGREYSIKAPPGEEHVLRDAAAMLQAEISANNKKFPYVTGSELVVLAALNLCARQLSAPSRPHEPEDVTQRLAALNRRIREQLDNSER; translated from the coding sequence ATGAACAGGGATGGCATCCGCGTACTGCGCATCCTGGGGCGCGAGTACAGCATCAAGGCGCCACCCGGCGAGGAGCATGTACTGCGGGATGCGGCGGCGATGCTGCAGGCGGAGATATCCGCCAACAACAAGAAATTCCCCTACGTCACCGGCAGCGAGCTGGTGGTGCTGGCTGCGCTCAACCTGTGCGCACGCCAGCTGAGCGCCCCCAGCCGGCCCCACGAGCCGGAAGACGTCACCCAGCGTCTCGCGGCGCTCAATCGGCGGATTCGCGAGCAGTTGGACAATTCCGAGCGCTGA
- a CDS encoding DNA polymerase II, translating to MELQQGFVLTRHWQDTPEGTEVEFWLATDAGPRQVRLPVQTSVAFVPAEHRERAETLLRGEKDVELRPLTLCDFQHRPVLGLYCKHHRQLMRLDKALRKAGVDVYEADIRPPERYLMERFITAPVLFGGTPDARGLLLDAQLKPDTDYRPRLKLVSLDIETTERGELYSIALEGCGQRQVYMLGPANGDAGELDFQLDYRDSRAELLEALNEWLAEHDPDAIIGWNLVQFDLRMLQAHAEKLKVPLRLGRGGDPMGWREHGSGNNHYFAEAAGRLIIDGIEALRSATWSFPSLSLENVAQTLLGEGKAIDTPYQRMDEINRMFAEDKPALARYNLKDCELVTRIFDKTGLLDFLLERATVTGLPTDRSGGSVAAFTHLYMPLMHRQGFVAPNLGEKVPEASPGGFVMDSRPGLYESVLVLDYKSLYPSIIRSFLIDPVGLIEGLRQPDDEHSVPGFRGARFSRTRHSLPSIVERVWQGREAAKREGNKALSQALKIIMNAFYGVLGSSGCRFFDPRLASSITMRGHEIMRRTRELIEAQGYSVIYGDTDSTFVWLKRPHGEEEAARIGRSLVLVVNQWWREHLMQEYGLESALELQFETHYQRFLMPTIRGAEEGSKKRYAGLVARADGSQEMVFKGLETVRTDWSPLAQQFQQELYQRIFMRQPYQDYVRDYVARTLSGELDDLLVYRKRLRRQLDDYTRNVPPHVRAARIADEFNDRQGRPRQYQNGGWISYLITVNGPEPLETRCSAIDYDHYLTRQLQPVADAILPFVGDDFVSLIDRQMVLF from the coding sequence GTGGAGTTACAGCAGGGGTTCGTCCTGACCCGGCATTGGCAGGACACACCCGAAGGGACGGAGGTCGAATTCTGGCTGGCCACCGACGCAGGCCCACGCCAGGTTCGGCTGCCCGTGCAGACCTCGGTGGCCTTTGTTCCCGCTGAACACCGCGAGCGCGCCGAGACGCTGCTGCGCGGCGAGAAGGACGTCGAGCTCCGCCCCCTCACCCTCTGTGACTTCCAGCACCGTCCAGTGCTGGGCCTGTACTGCAAGCACCATCGGCAGCTGATGCGCCTGGACAAGGCCCTGCGCAAGGCTGGCGTGGACGTCTACGAGGCCGACATCCGTCCGCCGGAGCGCTACCTGATGGAGCGCTTCATCACCGCGCCGGTCCTCTTCGGCGGCACCCCGGACGCCCGCGGCCTGCTGCTGGACGCCCAGCTCAAGCCCGACACCGACTACCGCCCACGCCTGAAACTGGTGTCCCTGGACATCGAAACCACCGAGCGCGGCGAGCTCTACTCCATCGCCCTGGAAGGTTGTGGCCAGCGCCAGGTGTACATGCTCGGCCCGGCCAATGGTGATGCCGGCGAGCTGGACTTCCAGCTCGATTACCGCGACAGCCGCGCCGAACTGCTGGAAGCGCTCAATGAGTGGCTGGCCGAGCACGACCCGGACGCCATCATCGGCTGGAACCTGGTGCAGTTCGACCTGCGCATGCTCCAGGCCCATGCCGAGAAGCTGAAGGTGCCGCTGCGCCTGGGCCGGGGCGGCGACCCCATGGGCTGGCGCGAACATGGCAGCGGCAACAACCACTACTTCGCCGAGGCCGCCGGGCGGCTGATCATCGATGGCATCGAAGCCCTGCGCTCGGCCACCTGGAGCTTTCCGTCCTTGAGCCTGGAGAACGTCGCCCAGACGCTGCTCGGCGAAGGCAAAGCGATCGACACGCCCTACCAGCGCATGGACGAGATCAACCGCATGTTCGCCGAGGACAAGCCCGCCCTGGCGCGCTACAACCTCAAGGACTGCGAGCTGGTCACGCGCATCTTCGACAAGACCGGTCTGCTCGACTTCCTCCTCGAACGCGCCACCGTCACCGGCCTGCCCACCGACCGCAGCGGCGGCTCGGTGGCGGCCTTCACCCACCTCTACATGCCGCTGATGCACCGCCAGGGCTTCGTTGCCCCCAACCTCGGCGAGAAGGTTCCCGAGGCCAGCCCCGGCGGCTTCGTCATGGACTCGCGCCCCGGCCTCTACGAGTCGGTGCTGGTGCTGGACTACAAGAGCCTCTACCCGTCGATCATCCGCAGCTTCCTGATCGATCCGGTGGGGCTGATCGAAGGCCTGCGCCAGCCGGACGACGAACACTCGGTACCGGGCTTTCGTGGCGCGCGCTTCTCGCGCACCCGGCATAGCCTGCCGTCGATCGTGGAGCGTGTCTGGCAGGGCCGCGAGGCGGCCAAGCGCGAGGGCAACAAGGCCCTGTCCCAGGCGCTGAAGATCATCATGAATGCCTTCTACGGGGTGCTCGGTTCCAGCGGCTGCCGCTTCTTCGACCCGCGCCTGGCCTCCTCCATCACCATGCGCGGCCACGAGATCATGCGCCGTACCCGCGAGCTGATCGAAGCCCAGGGCTACAGCGTGATCTACGGCGACACCGACTCCACCTTCGTCTGGCTCAAGCGTCCCCACGGGGAAGAAGAAGCCGCGCGCATCGGCCGCAGTCTGGTGCTGGTGGTCAACCAGTGGTGGCGCGAACACCTGATGCAGGAATACGGCCTGGAAAGCGCCCTGGAACTGCAGTTCGAAACCCACTACCAGCGCTTCCTGATGCCCACCATCCGCGGCGCCGAGGAAGGCAGCAAGAAGCGCTATGCCGGCCTGGTGGCCCGCGCGGACGGTAGCCAGGAGATGGTCTTCAAGGGCCTGGAAACGGTACGCACCGACTGGTCGCCGTTGGCCCAGCAGTTCCAGCAGGAACTCTACCAGCGCATCTTCATGCGCCAGCCCTACCAAGACTATGTCCGCGACTACGTGGCCCGCACCCTCTCCGGCGAACTGGACGACTTGCTGGTCTACCGCAAGCGCCTGCGCCGCCAGTTGGACGACTACACCCGCAACGTCCCGCCCCACGTCCGCGCCGCACGCATCGCCGACGAGTTCAACGACCGACAGGGCCGCCCACGCCAATACCAGAACGGCGGCTGGATCAGCTACCTGATCACCGTCAACGGCCCCGAACCGTTGGAAACCCGCTGCTCCGCCATCGACTACGACCACTACCTGACCCGCCAGCTACAGCCAGTGGCGGACGCCATCCTGCCTTTCGTGGGGGATGATTTCGTTTCGCTGATCGATCGGCAGATGGTGTTGTTCTAA